A genomic segment from Clarias gariepinus isolate MV-2021 ecotype Netherlands chromosome 11, CGAR_prim_01v2, whole genome shotgun sequence encodes:
- the LOC128533449 gene encoding olfactory receptor 1M1-like, protein MNALNSSLLQNASFVRPEYFFISGFSGMPFSQYYFVFLIFIYVFSLFGNSIVLFMILVDPSLHIPKYMGIFNLALSDFGETNALVPSLVKTFFYDSQYITYDACLTNMFFTFLFSGGQSLTLVALAYDRFIAICLPLRYHAIVSPSFMLAILTTIWIFNIVLNCTTVVLITRLSFCKTNEIKSFFCDHGPVYTIACNDNSINSFMAKLCTAIYFYAPFIAIVLSYLGILLTLTKVTTWESRLKALKTCISHLLVVGIFFLPVLSTYLAALTFSLHPNARIINTSLSRTIPPMLNPIIYVLNTKDFRAFILKMYKKKATMISKVHTLSK, encoded by the coding sequence TACtttgttttcttaatttttatttatgttttttcactttttggGAACTCAATTGTACTTTTCATGATATTAGTTGACCCTTCACTGCATATTCCTAAATACATGGGGATCTTTAATTTGGCTCTGTCAGACTTTGGTGAAACAAATGCACTGGTTCCTAGCCTTGTGAAGACATTCTTTTATGATTCACAGTACATAACCTATGATGCATGTTTGACCAACatgttttttacctttttattttctGGTGGACAGTCTCTAACTCTAGTTGCGTTGGCATATGATCGCTTTATTGCCATTTGCTTACCTCTGAGATACCATGCTATTGTAAGTCCTTCCTTCATGCTTGCAATTTTAACAACAATATGGATATTTAATATTGTCTTAAATTGCACAACGGTGGTTTTAATTACACGACTTTCATTTTGCAAAACTAATgagataaaaagttttttttgtgaccATGGACCAGTTTATACAATTGCATGTAATGACAACAGCATAAATTCTTTTATGGCAAAATTATGTACTGCAATATACTTTTATGCACCATTTATTGCCATAGTCTTGTCATACTTGGGCATTCTCTTGACGTTAACTAAGGTCACGACATGGGAGAGTCGTCTTAAAGCACTCAAAACTTGTATTTCTCATCTGTTAGTAGTTGGTATATTTTTTCTACCTGTACTGAGTACATACCTTGCTGCTTTAACTTTCTCTCTCCATCCTAATGCTAGGATAATCAATACTTCACTTTCAAGAACAATTCCACCCATGTTAAATCCCATCATTTATGTCTTGAACACAAAGGATTTCAGagcctttattttaaaaatgtacaaaaagaaAGCTACTATGATTTCCAAAGTGCATACTTTGTCAAAATGA